From Shewanella yunxiaonensis, the proteins below share one genomic window:
- the recC gene encoding exodeoxyribonuclease V subunit gamma, with translation MFKLIQSNKMELLSAALADQLRMPVSGQSPLQQEQILVQSPGMSTWLRLEIAKHNGIAAALKFPLPSSFIWDLCHALLPDVPKENAFTKEAMTWKLLSLLPRLLADPVYLPLQRYLGDDHQLLPLKQFQLAARIADIFDQYLVYRPDWIAAWETGELPFALSEEQQWQPALWRQLVTHNQQLGLSGYHRANLHHALLSTLKDDSIALPQLPARLFVFGISSMPPQMLSVLQALGHRLDVTVFNLSPCQHYWGDIVNPKTRARINLAYGDKRQLPENWQDSLIVGNPLLANNGKLGRDLLDLLLELPSEDIQLGDDLFYPVGDGCLLQGIQQDILEMETRGQLLGPDSEIYLSLAGRRIIATDDDSLTLRSCHSPLREVETLHDHLQWMLARHPELAPKDIVVMMPDVAAYAPYIDAVFARRDGQYFIPYAIADRGASQESPLISSFLTLLDINNSRFALTEVLTLLELPATLKAFGLDDESLQQIRLWLEQAKVRWGRSGSQRQQQQVPAFEQNSWAEGLRRLILGYALEDDGELFNGHLPVAGVEGQAALALGKLLNFIEALDQVADRLAKGQASSQRILEITEICQQFYQPIDDTDTQALMAVNQAIAKLGSELLNAGFAGELDHQILLQWFRSQLEDSRVGQRYLAGAVNFCTLMPMRSIPFQIVCLLGMNDGIYPRVQHPVGFDLLAQQPPRKGDRSRRLDDRYLFLEALLSARQQLYISYVGRSERDNSPRNPSMLIAELLEYCQLSCIPQSLANVFSTDILDAEALTLLEQSLLQCLVKQQPLQPFDPVLYQADLLKAPAEAPFTPSFSRQWCPTGSAVELTDFRQGTPLQLVADNDADSDNVIELQGLVRFFRNPAQYFCNRSLKLELGIDLTEDDNDEPFTLNALQRYDIRLSLLEDALKHQGVSSPDFSVKLKASGKLPNKPFDELLLSRYQQDVAPLLDRTVYLRGEQQESLTVDLMFPELDMRLQGRLDDICGKGMLICRPGSANAKDLVRQYLRHLALNASGRHKHSYILDMADYHVFAPLTPDVAKAELRLWLQFFLIGQTQPLLFIPKTSLEYAKSDADTHEQRLEAASAAWNDKIGNDGNVISGDGSEPHYQRCFRFPDDFSESNFGDIAMTLLSPMLARYQTGQLHELADFINNGGMLEQAHD, from the coding sequence ATGTTTAAACTGATCCAATCTAACAAAATGGAGTTGCTGTCGGCTGCACTGGCCGATCAGTTGCGTATGCCCGTCTCTGGTCAATCGCCGCTACAGCAAGAACAGATCCTCGTACAAAGCCCCGGTATGTCAACCTGGCTACGACTGGAGATCGCCAAGCATAACGGTATCGCTGCAGCGCTGAAATTTCCGCTACCGTCTAGCTTCATCTGGGATTTGTGCCACGCCCTACTGCCTGATGTTCCCAAAGAAAATGCCTTTACCAAAGAAGCAATGACCTGGAAATTACTGAGTTTGTTGCCGCGCCTGCTTGCCGATCCTGTATACCTGCCACTGCAACGCTATTTGGGTGATGACCACCAGTTATTGCCATTAAAACAGTTCCAGCTAGCAGCGCGTATCGCAGATATTTTTGACCAATATCTGGTATATCGACCCGACTGGATCGCAGCATGGGAAACTGGCGAGCTCCCCTTTGCATTATCTGAAGAACAACAATGGCAACCAGCACTATGGCGACAACTGGTAACCCATAATCAACAACTAGGCCTTAGTGGCTATCACCGCGCCAATCTGCATCATGCGTTGTTATCTACGCTTAAAGACGACAGCATCGCATTACCACAATTGCCGGCGAGATTATTTGTATTCGGCATTTCTTCGATGCCGCCACAGATGTTATCCGTGCTACAGGCCCTCGGGCATCGCCTGGATGTTACCGTATTTAATCTCAGCCCCTGCCAGCATTATTGGGGTGATATTGTGAATCCCAAAACTCGTGCCCGCATTAATCTTGCGTACGGTGATAAACGGCAACTTCCCGAAAACTGGCAAGATAGCTTAATTGTGGGTAACCCCCTCTTGGCGAATAACGGCAAATTGGGCCGCGATCTATTGGATCTCTTGCTCGAATTACCTTCGGAAGATATTCAATTAGGTGATGATCTGTTTTATCCGGTAGGTGATGGCTGTCTGTTACAAGGGATCCAGCAAGACATTCTCGAAATGGAAACCCGGGGACAATTACTCGGTCCTGACAGTGAAATATATCTGTCATTAGCTGGTCGGCGCATCATCGCCACTGACGATGACTCGCTGACTTTGCGTAGCTGTCATTCACCACTGCGTGAAGTAGAAACCCTACATGATCATCTGCAATGGATGCTGGCGCGCCATCCAGAACTCGCCCCTAAAGATATTGTGGTAATGATGCCGGACGTAGCAGCGTATGCCCCCTACATTGATGCGGTATTCGCGCGACGTGACGGCCAATATTTCATCCCTTACGCTATCGCCGATCGGGGTGCCAGTCAGGAATCACCGTTGATCAGCAGCTTTTTAACGCTGCTGGATATTAATAACAGCCGCTTTGCCTTGACGGAAGTCCTGACACTGCTGGAATTACCCGCAACGCTCAAGGCTTTTGGCCTTGATGATGAGTCATTACAACAAATCCGGCTGTGGTTAGAACAAGCCAAGGTGCGATGGGGTCGCAGCGGAAGCCAACGTCAGCAACAGCAAGTTCCCGCATTCGAGCAAAACTCCTGGGCGGAAGGATTACGCCGACTGATCTTGGGCTATGCGCTGGAAGATGATGGTGAGCTATTTAATGGTCATTTACCAGTGGCCGGGGTTGAAGGTCAGGCAGCCTTGGCTCTCGGTAAATTATTGAATTTTATTGAGGCATTGGATCAGGTCGCAGACCGGTTGGCAAAGGGACAAGCTTCATCTCAAAGAATTCTTGAAATAACAGAGATTTGCCAGCAGTTTTATCAACCCATTGACGATACAGATACACAAGCTTTGATGGCAGTAAACCAGGCCATTGCTAAATTAGGCTCAGAATTATTGAATGCAGGATTTGCTGGCGAACTGGATCATCAAATCCTGTTGCAGTGGTTCCGCTCGCAACTTGAGGATTCTCGTGTCGGTCAGCGTTATCTTGCTGGCGCCGTTAATTTCTGTACGTTAATGCCAATGCGTTCTATCCCGTTCCAGATCGTCTGTCTGCTCGGGATGAATGATGGTATCTATCCTCGCGTGCAGCATCCGGTGGGATTTGATCTGTTAGCGCAGCAACCACCGCGTAAAGGCGACCGTTCCCGTCGTCTTGATGATCGTTATCTGTTTCTGGAGGCACTGTTATCTGCCAGACAACAGTTGTATATCAGTTATGTCGGTCGTTCTGAACGTGATAACAGTCCGCGCAACCCGTCGATGCTAATTGCCGAGTTACTGGAATATTGCCAGCTAAGTTGCATCCCACAATCATTAGCCAATGTTTTTTCTACGGACATACTTGATGCTGAAGCGCTGACGCTGCTGGAACAATCATTATTACAATGCCTAGTGAAGCAGCAACCCTTGCAACCTTTTGATCCGGTGTTATATCAAGCTGATTTGTTAAAGGCCCCTGCTGAAGCACCATTTACTCCGTCATTTTCAAGACAGTGGTGCCCCACCGGTTCAGCGGTAGAACTCACTGATTTTCGTCAAGGAACGCCGTTACAGCTGGTCGCAGACAACGATGCCGATTCAGACAATGTCATTGAATTACAAGGGTTGGTACGTTTTTTCCGCAATCCGGCACAATATTTTTGCAACCGGAGCCTCAAGCTGGAACTGGGAATAGATCTCACCGAAGATGACAACGACGAACCATTTACACTGAACGCACTGCAACGTTACGACATTCGACTGTCTTTGCTTGAAGATGCCTTAAAACACCAAGGGGTCAGCAGTCCTGACTTCAGTGTTAAACTTAAGGCGAGCGGTAAACTCCCTAACAAACCTTTTGATGAACTGCTATTGTCACGTTATCAACAGGATGTAGCACCACTACTGGATCGAACCGTCTATCTGCGAGGTGAACAGCAGGAATCATTGACCGTCGATTTGATGTTTCCAGAACTCGATATGAGGTTGCAGGGCCGATTAGATGATATTTGTGGCAAAGGGATGCTTATCTGCCGCCCGGGTTCTGCTAACGCTAAGGATTTGGTCCGCCAGTATTTGCGTCATTTGGCGCTCAACGCCAGTGGCCGTCATAAACATAGCTACATTCTGGATATGGCAGACTACCACGTGTTCGCACCGCTCACCCCTGATGTGGCTAAAGCGGAACTCCGCCTCTGGCTGCAATTTTTCCTAATCGGGCAAACGCAACCCCTGCTATTTATCCCAAAAACATCACTGGAATATGCCAAGAGTGACGCTGACACACACGAACAGCGACTTGAGGCCGCCAGTGCCGCCTGGAACGACAAAATTGGTAATGATGGCAACGTCATCTCTGGTGATGGCAGTGAACCTCATTACCAGCGCTGTTTCCGTTTCCCAGATGATTTCTCTGAAAGTAATTTCGGTGATATCGCCATGACATTACTCTCGCCGATGCTGGCACGTTACCAAACTGGGCAACTGCATGAGCTGGCGGATTTTATCAATAACGGCGGCATGCTGGAGCAAGCTCATGACTGA
- a CDS encoding transglutaminase family protein, with amino-acid sequence MNSSEHLSRRTLLWLLLTNIAVLLPLHDKITVASLGICGICFVWRLGIYLGKVARPPRWLVTVLAVASAATLALVSRELGLLNTLINLLILGYALKYIEARRRRDVLAIILAGYFLIALTFIDHQGIGNVLLLLPVTAINTLTLVSLFRENCSPATQSWLTIKLLLQSIPLTLLLFIVVPRFAPLWMVPQMKSASTGLSDEVGFGDISQLTRSSELAFRATFDGAVPKPAERYWRAIVLDDYDGNHWRQSSAIKTLQSRVNHLLPERTLPVERDNRRNYKVIAEPSGQHWLFAMGNAFSNTPGVFSMPDYRLYASRSLEQKFQYQVTQYPNAPLQEQLSETEYQRNLTLPAQINPRTRALAQQFTLRYPQALPRLNAMMQYFRQQPFFYTLTPPATGPQQLDDFLFETRAGFCVHYASAFTFMARASGLPARLVTGYQGGEFNPEAGYLSVYQYMAHAWSEVWLPNRGWSRFDPTAMIAPQRIMDGFDAMFAPQDSYLANTTFPAIRASAWFNQLRMQFASLDYYWTVWVLGFDNDRQQQVLNQLLGEVTATRIALLVLGVMTALFTIIGYSAGLLYLPQRRSQLDRDFSSICRVAARKGIVRPIGCGPVDFITLLTKHWPALHQPLIVWGDLYLQLKYAELTTKKQRKLSRQFHRQSHKLWLALLRTTPELKERTPQTGTI; translated from the coding sequence ATGAACAGCAGTGAGCATCTCAGTCGCCGAACCTTGTTGTGGTTGTTATTGACCAACATTGCCGTATTGCTGCCTTTGCATGACAAAATCACAGTTGCATCATTGGGAATATGTGGCATCTGTTTTGTCTGGCGCTTAGGGATCTATCTTGGGAAGGTCGCACGCCCACCACGCTGGCTAGTCACGGTATTGGCAGTCGCATCAGCGGCGACATTAGCCTTGGTAAGTCGTGAGTTAGGATTACTCAATACGTTGATTAATCTGCTTATTCTTGGCTATGCCTTAAAATATATTGAGGCCCGTAGACGCCGTGATGTATTGGCCATCATTCTGGCGGGTTATTTTCTCATCGCACTGACATTTATTGATCACCAGGGGATAGGCAATGTATTACTACTGTTGCCCGTCACCGCCATCAACACCCTAACATTGGTTAGTCTCTTCCGTGAAAACTGCTCACCCGCCACCCAAAGCTGGTTAACGATTAAATTACTGCTTCAAAGTATTCCTTTGACCCTTCTGCTGTTTATCGTGGTTCCCAGGTTTGCGCCGCTGTGGATGGTACCCCAGATGAAATCTGCCAGCACCGGGCTTTCAGATGAAGTGGGATTTGGCGATATTTCGCAGTTGACTCGGTCTTCCGAACTCGCTTTTCGTGCCACCTTTGACGGTGCCGTTCCCAAACCCGCAGAGCGCTATTGGCGCGCAATTGTGTTAGACGATTATGACGGAAACCACTGGCGTCAATCGTCGGCGATTAAAACATTGCAGTCCAGGGTAAATCACCTGCTACCTGAGCGCACGTTACCAGTCGAGCGGGATAACCGTCGCAACTATAAAGTGATTGCCGAACCCTCAGGCCAGCATTGGTTATTTGCGATGGGTAATGCTTTCAGCAACACGCCCGGCGTTTTCAGCATGCCGGACTATCGTCTGTATGCAAGTCGATCGCTTGAGCAGAAATTTCAATATCAGGTTACACAATACCCGAACGCCCCCTTGCAAGAACAACTCAGCGAGACCGAATATCAACGCAATCTAACGCTGCCGGCACAAATCAACCCCCGCACCCGCGCTTTGGCTCAGCAATTTACCCTTAGATATCCGCAAGCGCTGCCGCGTTTGAACGCCATGATGCAATACTTCCGTCAGCAACCATTTTTTTATACGCTGACACCGCCAGCGACAGGCCCTCAACAGCTAGACGATTTTTTGTTTGAAACGCGCGCAGGCTTTTGTGTGCATTATGCTTCGGCGTTTACTTTTATGGCTCGCGCCAGCGGCCTACCAGCACGATTAGTGACCGGCTATCAGGGCGGCGAGTTTAATCCGGAAGCTGGATATCTGAGTGTCTACCAATATATGGCTCATGCCTGGAGCGAAGTATGGCTGCCTAATCGAGGGTGGAGCCGATTCGACCCAACCGCGATGATTGCCCCGCAGCGGATCATGGATGGATTTGATGCCATGTTTGCCCCTCAGGATAGTTACCTGGCGAATACGACTTTCCCAGCTATTCGTGCCAGTGCCTGGTTTAATCAATTGCGCATGCAGTTTGCCAGCCTCGATTATTACTGGACGGTATGGGTGCTGGGGTTTGATAACGACCGGCAACAACAAGTGCTAAACCAATTGCTCGGTGAAGTTACCGCCACGCGAATCGCTTTGTTGGTATTAGGCGTGATGACAGCATTGTTCACGATAATTGGCTACAGCGCCGGACTGCTATATCTGCCACAACGGCGCAGTCAATTAGATCGCGACTTTAGCAGCATCTGTCGCGTTGCCGCTCGCAAAGGTATTGTACGACCAATAGGTTGTGGGCCGGTGGATTTTATCACCCTGTTAACCAAACACTGGCCCGCATTACACCAGCCATTAATTGTTTGGGGCGATTTATATCTGCAACTCAAGTACGCTGAATTAACGACTAAAAAACAACGAAAACTCAGCCGACAGTTTCATCGGCAAAGCCATAAATTGTGGTTAGCGTTACTGCGTACGACACCTGAGCTAAAGGAGCGTACCCCACAAACGGGGACTATCTGA
- a CDS encoding DUF58 domain-containing protein, giving the protein MASASYKLSPWLHRWLNRRIPAAKHQRLSHRSIFILPSGFGLMWLLLSLLLFLFGTNYQNNLVIGLSLLLGSIFVSAILYSYRNLAGLRLSALPAPDVYAGETVAIPLKVTADSQLYQINLSYPAGDVVTVKEVASQGQIAALPLPTRHRGYLSPGRLLVESHYPLGLCRVWSWVDMDNPLLVFPAYHPDKVRLHSIPGGGEDSPLYQFGIDEFCGLKSWHPGESLKQVAWKQFAQGRGMLSKEFSDPHGDPVWLQLPANLCGEALEQALETLCWQVDQLAKQNCVNWGLQLDKQQLPPAAGEAQRIACLRALAVYQPLTMTEASDEQQ; this is encoded by the coding sequence ATGGCCAGCGCATCTTACAAATTATCTCCGTGGCTACACCGCTGGCTCAATCGACGGATCCCGGCGGCAAAACATCAGCGTCTGAGTCACCGCAGTATTTTTATATTACCCAGCGGCTTTGGTCTGATGTGGTTACTTTTATCTTTGTTACTCTTTTTATTCGGTACCAATTATCAAAACAATCTGGTGATCGGGCTTAGTTTATTGTTGGGAAGTATTTTCGTTAGCGCTATTTTGTATAGCTACCGTAATCTTGCGGGTTTGCGATTGTCCGCATTGCCGGCGCCAGATGTATACGCAGGGGAAACGGTAGCCATTCCGCTTAAGGTGACCGCTGACAGCCAGCTGTATCAAATTAATCTCAGCTATCCCGCTGGCGACGTGGTGACAGTTAAAGAGGTCGCCTCACAAGGCCAAATCGCTGCGCTGCCTTTACCCACCCGTCACCGCGGTTATTTATCGCCCGGAAGACTGCTCGTCGAATCACATTACCCATTGGGTTTATGCCGCGTATGGTCATGGGTCGATATGGATAACCCCTTGTTGGTATTTCCCGCTTATCACCCCGATAAAGTGCGGTTGCATTCCATACCCGGAGGCGGAGAGGATTCACCACTGTACCAGTTCGGTATAGATGAATTTTGCGGTCTAAAATCCTGGCACCCAGGCGAATCACTTAAGCAAGTCGCCTGGAAACAATTCGCTCAGGGCCGCGGTATGCTTTCCAAAGAATTTAGCGATCCGCACGGAGATCCCGTCTGGTTGCAACTCCCGGCCAATCTGTGCGGTGAGGCGTTGGAACAGGCACTTGAGACACTCTGCTGGCAGGTCGACCAACTAGCCAAACAAAATTGCGTTAACTGGGGATTACAACTGGATAAACAACAGTTGCCACCGGCCGCAGGTGAAGCGCAGCGCATCGCCTGCTTACGCGCATTGGCTGTATATCAGCCCTTAACCATGACGGAGGCTAGCGATGAACAGCAGTGA
- a CDS encoding AAA family ATPase has protein sequence MQQGVIEQVLQQLQQVLIGKPRVIRMALACILARGHLLIEDLPGMGKTTLSQALAQTLGLSYQRIQFTSDMLPADILGVSIFDKQQAEFVFHQGPIFRQMILADEINRASPKTQSALLEAMAEQQITVDGITHLLPRPFFVVATQNPSEQSGTFPLPESQLDRFMMRLSIGYPSADAELKMLKGGQDHHGDLPQCLSAMELTQLQRQCDQVSASDALLSYILALVEGSRELNEGYGLSPRASKALLAAAKAWAFIHGRQYLVPEDVQAVFVAVAEHRLRQSSQQQGEQLSRRLLNTINPIR, from the coding sequence ATGCAACAAGGCGTTATCGAACAAGTTCTACAACAACTGCAGCAAGTTCTGATTGGTAAACCGAGAGTGATCCGCATGGCGTTGGCCTGTATTCTCGCCCGCGGACATTTACTGATTGAAGATCTGCCGGGGATGGGAAAAACCACCCTATCCCAGGCACTGGCACAAACGCTCGGACTCAGTTACCAACGGATCCAGTTCACCAGTGATATGCTGCCTGCCGATATCCTGGGGGTCTCCATTTTCGACAAGCAACAAGCGGAATTTGTATTTCATCAAGGGCCGATTTTCCGACAAATGATCCTGGCTGATGAAATCAACCGTGCCAGTCCCAAAACCCAAAGTGCGTTACTTGAAGCAATGGCGGAACAGCAAATTACGGTCGATGGCATTACCCACTTGTTACCACGTCCCTTTTTTGTGGTGGCGACACAAAACCCCAGTGAACAATCCGGCACGTTCCCGTTACCGGAATCGCAACTGGATCGATTTATGATGCGTTTATCCATCGGTTACCCATCCGCAGACGCTGAACTTAAAATGCTTAAAGGTGGTCAAGACCACCATGGCGACTTACCACAATGTCTCAGCGCCATGGAACTGACACAACTGCAACGCCAATGCGATCAGGTGTCTGCATCTGACGCATTGCTCAGTTACATACTGGCGCTGGTGGAAGGATCGCGTGAACTCAATGAAGGCTATGGTCTTTCCCCTCGTGCGTCTAAAGCATTGCTGGCGGCGGCTAAAGCCTGGGCATTTATCCATGGCCGCCAGTATCTGGTACCGGAGGATGTACAAGCGGTATTTGTGGCGGTGGCTGAACACCGGTTACGGCAATCCAGCCAGCAACAGGGAGAGCAACTGTCTCGACGACTGCTTAACACCATTAATCCTATCAGGTAA
- a CDS encoding transglycosylase SLT domain-containing protein: protein MLTICVSVLLLLSSCLAVAADIDYSQQRQLYLDARDALKNNQTDTYQKLRKQLSDYPLAIYLDFNANLDAILKMHGKEALRAIQPFASSPLYDMSRHRYLLQTANDQRWQDFLIISPDLPRAPELQCYYYRAKLALGDKKQAYKGAEDLWLTGHSLPKSCDPLLRAWTHDGFRTQELIWSRMLLSFDEAETGLLTFLSQKITRHKTQAQLLLDVYRDPRTLRHSRSFNGKAPIYADIVAVGLKRLATKDLKQAFSLYEKYQKAGRFNDDDRHKLNRYLVWYALLKREDDLKDNVDTMLPQLHSDDLTERRIRWALADQDIDTVKKLIPLLSDEARHDARWQYWQHRLGMLDDVAYNKIADQRNFYGFAVASELGKPLNLAHDPTVNKDNLQARLADDPGLARIKELMAMDKWLDAKPEWIMLLQRHNPQMQAQYGLYALQQGWEALAVDASISAKLWDDMTMRFPFPAKESFNKAGKKFNTSVNELRAISRRESAYNTYATSGVGARGFMQLMPSTAELTAKKYQLPYQGVKSLYQPEINIPLGSAYYSQLVKDFNGNRILATAAYNAGPYRVKQWLKDSQGKLDLMTFVEVMPFKETREYVQAVFTYRAIYERKQQQTPPFFSNAEKQYRY from the coding sequence TTGCTGACAATTTGCGTTAGCGTACTACTGCTATTGTCATCCTGTTTGGCTGTTGCTGCTGATATTGATTATTCACAGCAACGGCAACTTTATCTGGATGCCAGAGACGCACTCAAAAATAATCAAACAGACACCTACCAAAAGCTGCGTAAGCAGCTTAGCGACTATCCACTTGCTATCTATCTCGACTTTAATGCAAATCTGGATGCGATTTTAAAAATGCATGGCAAAGAAGCCTTGCGTGCAATCCAGCCATTTGCCAGTTCTCCGTTGTATGACATGTCACGTCATCGCTATCTATTGCAGACAGCAAACGACCAACGTTGGCAGGATTTTTTGATTATTTCACCAGACCTGCCACGAGCACCAGAGCTTCAATGTTATTACTACCGCGCAAAATTGGCATTGGGCGATAAAAAGCAAGCCTACAAAGGTGCCGAGGATCTTTGGTTAACCGGCCATTCACTGCCTAAAAGCTGCGATCCATTACTAAGGGCGTGGACCCATGACGGGTTTCGTACCCAAGAACTGATCTGGTCGCGCATGCTGTTGAGTTTCGACGAGGCTGAAACCGGGTTGCTTACCTTTCTGTCGCAGAAGATAACTCGTCATAAAACACAGGCTCAGTTGTTACTGGATGTCTACCGCGATCCTCGCACATTACGTCATAGCCGCTCGTTTAACGGTAAAGCGCCCATTTATGCCGATATCGTCGCCGTTGGCTTGAAACGATTGGCAACGAAAGATCTCAAACAAGCATTTTCGTTGTATGAAAAATACCAGAAAGCCGGTCGATTCAATGATGACGACAGGCACAAACTTAACCGTTATCTGGTGTGGTATGCGCTGCTTAAACGAGAAGACGATCTGAAAGATAACGTCGACACTATGCTGCCACAGTTGCACTCGGATGATCTGACCGAACGGCGTATCCGCTGGGCGCTTGCCGATCAGGACATTGACACGGTCAAAAAGCTCATACCGTTACTTAGCGATGAAGCGCGCCACGATGCGCGTTGGCAATATTGGCAACATCGTCTCGGCATGCTGGATGATGTCGCTTATAACAAAATTGCCGACCAGCGTAATTTCTATGGTTTTGCTGTTGCCAGTGAGCTGGGGAAACCGCTCAACCTGGCCCATGATCCCACCGTCAATAAAGACAATCTGCAAGCTCGTTTAGCCGATGATCCTGGGCTTGCACGAATAAAAGAATTGATGGCAATGGATAAATGGCTGGATGCCAAGCCAGAGTGGATCATGTTATTACAACGTCATAACCCGCAAATGCAGGCGCAATATGGTTTGTATGCGTTACAACAAGGCTGGGAGGCGCTTGCAGTAGACGCCAGTATTTCGGCCAAGCTATGGGATGACATGACGATGCGCTTCCCCTTCCCGGCAAAGGAAAGCTTTAATAAAGCTGGCAAAAAATTTAATACTTCGGTAAATGAATTGCGCGCAATCTCACGCCGAGAAAGTGCCTATAATACTTATGCAACCTCTGGCGTAGGTGCTCGGGGTTTTATGCAGTTGATGCCCAGTACCGCAGAGCTCACAGCAAAGAAATATCAACTTCCTTATCAAGGCGTGAAAAGCTTATATCAGCCGGAAATTAATATTCCGCTGGGTAGTGCTTATTACAGCCAGTTAGTCAAAGATTTTAATGGTAATCGGATACTCGCTACCGCCGCTTATAACGCTGGGCCATACCGGGTAAAGCAATGGCTAAAGGATAGCCAAGGTAAACTCGATTTAATGACATTTGTTGAGGTAATGCCTTTTAAGGAAACGCGAGAATATGTGCAGGCAGTGTTTACTTATCGGGCTATTTACGAGAGGAAACAGCAGCAGACACCACCATTTTTCAGCAATGCTGAAAAACAATATCGTTACTGA
- the rmuC gene encoding DNA recombination protein RmuC, producing MDLVNELLVPQIPVIWLFVAIFCTALVMLWLSRHGRSQAQDALENQYQAQLQQLTQQLLSTQEQLQQQISVLGKAQAHAERVPLLEQQLKEAQHKVMESQLNLSKSNAVQQTLSARFEAERQALNDKLALLESSESRLKVQFENLANKIFDDKSHKLQSQNAQQMDGFIAPLKQQLEGFRQQISESYSKEQAERYSLKHQLEELKHLNQRMSEDAVNLTRALKGDNKQQGNWGEVILERVLSESGLRAGHEYEIQQDLKNDNGKHFKPDVIVHLPDSKDVVIDSKMSLLAYERYFNADTDEEKQLAAREHVNSIRTHIKGLGQKDYQQLHGLKSLDYVLMFIPLEPAFLLALEQDPQLVNYALENNIMLVSPTNLLVALRTINNIWRYEYQNQHAQRIARQAGKIYDKLCGFLEDMDKLGRAISSADKCFSGAMSKFSSGRGNLIQQAQQIKQLGAETSKQLDQKLLDKALNSDTEDDETVERLDAVKKVVNES from the coding sequence ATGGATTTGGTCAACGAACTACTGGTCCCACAAATTCCCGTTATTTGGCTATTTGTCGCTATCTTTTGTACTGCGCTAGTCATGCTTTGGTTGTCGCGCCATGGCAGATCTCAGGCGCAAGACGCATTAGAAAATCAGTATCAGGCACAACTGCAACAGCTAACACAACAATTGCTATCCACTCAGGAACAATTACAACAACAGATCAGTGTACTGGGTAAAGCTCAAGCCCATGCTGAAAGGGTGCCACTCCTGGAACAGCAGTTAAAAGAAGCTCAGCATAAGGTGATGGAATCACAGCTCAACTTGTCAAAATCCAATGCTGTACAACAGACGCTTAGCGCACGTTTCGAGGCAGAGCGTCAAGCATTGAACGATAAACTGGCCTTGTTAGAAAGCAGTGAATCTCGGTTAAAAGTACAATTTGAGAATCTTGCCAATAAAATTTTTGATGACAAGAGTCATAAATTGCAATCGCAGAATGCCCAGCAAATGGATGGTTTTATTGCGCCATTAAAGCAGCAACTTGAAGGATTCAGACAACAGATTAGTGAATCTTATTCAAAGGAACAAGCAGAGCGATATTCGTTAAAACATCAGTTGGAAGAGCTGAAACACCTCAACCAGCGCATGAGTGAAGATGCCGTTAATTTGACTCGTGCATTAAAAGGCGACAATAAACAACAAGGCAATTGGGGTGAAGTGATCCTGGAACGGGTGTTATCGGAGAGCGGACTGCGCGCCGGGCACGAATATGAGATCCAGCAGGACCTTAAAAATGATAATGGCAAACACTTTAAACCTGACGTGATTGTGCATCTGCCCGATAGCAAAGATGTCGTCATTGACTCCAAAATGTCATTGCTGGCTTATGAACGTTATTTTAATGCTGATACCGATGAAGAAAAGCAGTTAGCCGCCAGAGAACATGTCAACTCCATTCGCACTCATATCAAAGGCTTGGGACAAAAGGATTATCAACAATTGCATGGCTTAAAAAGCCTCGACTATGTGTTGATGTTTATTCCGCTGGAGCCAGCGTTCTTACTGGCCTTAGAACAGGATCCGCAACTGGTAAACTACGCCCTCGAAAATAATATTATGCTTGTCAGCCCGACAAATCTGTTGGTCGCGCTGAGAACGATCAATAATATCTGGCGCTATGAATATCAGAACCAGCACGCACAAAGAATCGCCCGTCAGGCGGGGAAAATATACGATAAACTTTGTGGATTCCTGGAGGATATGGATAAGCTCGGACGCGCTATTTCCAGTGCGGATAAATGTTTCAGCGGGGCGATGAGTAAATTTTCCTCAGGCCGCGGTAATCTTATCCAGCAGGCACAGCAGATTAAGCAGTTGGGTGCAGAAACCAGTAAACAACTCGATCAAAAACTGCTGGATAAAGCCCTCAATAGTGACACAGAAGATGATGAAACTGTTGAACGCCTTGATGCTGTGAAAAAAGTGGTAAATGAATCCTAA